A single genomic interval of Antarcticibacterium arcticum harbors:
- a CDS encoding prolyl oligopeptidase family serine peptidase — MKKIIPGVLAAVILVGCNTNNKKEESTALKYPETKRVDTVTNYFGTEVQDPYRWLEDDRSAETGEWVKAQNEVTFDYLEKIPFRDALKDRLTTLWNYEKLGAPFIEGDYTYFYKNDGLQNQYVIYRKKGENDEAEIFLDPNKFSEDGTTSLGGLSFSDSGKMAAYAISEGGSDWRKILIMDAESRDIVEDTLIDVKFSGISWKGDEGFYYSSYEKPKGSELSAKTDQHRLFYHKLGTKQSEDKVVFGDTPAQKHRYVGGSVSEDNKYLFISARNSTSGGKLYMMDLSRPNSQLVTILDHENSDTYVMDNEGSKLFIVTNLDAPNRRIVTVDAANPTPENWKDFIPETENVLSPSTGGKFIFANYMVDAISQVKQYDYNGKLVKEIELPGIGSAGGFGAKKEDSVLYYSFTNYVTPGSIYKYNLKEGTSELYNSPQIDFNPNDFVSKQIFYTSKDGTKVPMIITHKKGLELNGKNPTLLYGYGGFNISLTPSFSIANAVWMEQGGIYAVPNLRGGGEYGKKWHDAGTKLNKQNVFDDFIAAAEYLIKENYTSSEYLAVRGGSNGGLLVGAAMTQRPELMKVALPAVGVMDMLRYHTFTAGAGWAYDYGTAEDSEEMFKYLQGYSPVHNIKEGVEYPATMVTTGDHDDRVVPAHSFKFAAELQSKQTGNNPTLIRIETKAGHGAGKPTAMVIEEYADIFGFTLYNMGYKELPNPVVKKVKG, encoded by the coding sequence ATGAAAAAAATAATACCCGGTGTTTTAGCTGCAGTAATTTTAGTCGGCTGTAATACCAATAACAAAAAAGAAGAAAGTACCGCTTTGAAGTACCCCGAAACAAAAAGAGTAGATACGGTTACCAATTATTTTGGAACCGAAGTTCAGGACCCTTACCGCTGGCTGGAAGATGACCGCAGCGCTGAGACCGGAGAATGGGTGAAAGCTCAAAACGAAGTAACCTTTGATTACCTTGAAAAGATCCCTTTTCGCGATGCCCTGAAAGACCGCTTAACCACCCTGTGGAATTATGAAAAACTGGGAGCTCCTTTTATTGAAGGGGACTACACCTATTTTTATAAAAATGACGGTCTCCAGAACCAATATGTGATCTACCGGAAAAAAGGAGAAAATGATGAAGCCGAAATTTTTCTGGATCCCAATAAATTTAGTGAGGACGGGACAACATCTTTAGGAGGCCTGAGTTTTTCTGATAGTGGAAAAATGGCCGCCTATGCCATTTCTGAAGGCGGAAGCGACTGGAGAAAGATCCTGATAATGGATGCTGAAAGCAGGGACATTGTAGAGGACACTTTGATAGACGTAAAATTCAGCGGTATTTCCTGGAAGGGTGATGAAGGTTTCTACTATTCAAGTTATGAAAAACCAAAAGGAAGCGAACTTTCTGCCAAGACAGATCAACACCGTCTTTTCTACCATAAACTGGGGACAAAACAAAGTGAAGATAAAGTTGTCTTTGGTGATACCCCCGCTCAAAAACATCGTTATGTTGGCGGTAGCGTTTCTGAAGACAACAAATACCTGTTTATTTCGGCCAGGAATTCAACATCGGGAGGAAAGCTTTATATGATGGACCTTTCCAGGCCAAATTCACAACTTGTGACCATTCTTGACCATGAGAACAGCGATACGTATGTTATGGACAATGAAGGAAGCAAATTGTTTATAGTAACTAACCTTGATGCTCCCAACCGTAGAATTGTTACTGTTGACGCCGCCAATCCAACACCTGAGAACTGGAAGGACTTTATTCCTGAAACCGAAAATGTATTAAGCCCTTCTACAGGAGGCAAGTTTATTTTTGCCAACTATATGGTAGACGCGATTTCACAGGTAAAGCAATATGACTACAACGGGAAGTTGGTAAAGGAAATAGAACTTCCGGGAATTGGATCGGCAGGCGGTTTTGGAGCAAAGAAAGAGGACAGTGTTTTGTACTATTCCTTTACAAATTATGTGACGCCGGGTAGTATTTACAAATACAACCTAAAAGAGGGAACCTCAGAATTATACAACAGCCCTCAAATAGATTTTAATCCGAATGACTTTGTAAGCAAGCAGATCTTTTATACTTCTAAAGATGGCACCAAAGTTCCAATGATAATTACCCACAAAAAAGGACTTGAATTAAACGGCAAGAACCCCACCCTACTATATGGTTACGGTGGTTTCAATATAAGCCTTACACCTTCCTTTAGCATAGCTAATGCTGTGTGGATGGAGCAGGGAGGAATTTACGCCGTGCCTAACCTTCGTGGGGGAGGAGAATACGGAAAAAAATGGCACGATGCAGGAACCAAGCTTAATAAGCAGAATGTATTTGATGACTTTATAGCCGCTGCTGAATATTTGATCAAAGAGAACTATACCTCAAGTGAATATTTGGCGGTAAGAGGAGGTTCTAACGGCGGATTGCTGGTTGGGGCTGCAATGACCCAAAGGCCGGAATTAATGAAAGTAGCGCTTCCCGCAGTGGGGGTAATGGACATGTTGCGTTACCACACTTTTACTGCAGGCGCTGGTTGGGCGTATGATTATGGTACTGCTGAAGACAGTGAGGAAATGTTCAAGTATCTTCAGGGGTATTCCCCGGTTCACAATATTAAAGAAGGAGTGGAATATCCTGCAACTATGGTAACTACGGGAGATCACGATGACAGGGTTGTACCTGCGCATTCTTTTAAATTTGCAGCCGAACTTCAAAGCAAGCAAACCGGGAATAATCCAACTCTAATAAGAATTGAAACAAAAGCCGGCCATGGCGCAGGAAAACCTACGGCTATGGTAATAGAAGAATACGCTGATATCTTTGGATTTACGCTTTATAATATGGGATATAAGGAATTGCCCAACCCCGTGGTAAAGAAAGTGAAAGGGTAA
- the mscL gene encoding large conductance mechanosensitive channel protein MscL: MAFFQDFKAFLMKGDIVALATAVVIGAAFNKIVSSVVSDIIMPIIGLLTGGEDFSQKFISLDGNRYESLEAAVEAEAAIITYGNLIDAIIHFIIVGFFIFLVLRAYERSKKKKEEAPAAPAGPTQEQLLIEIRDELKIQNNPNRI, encoded by the coding sequence ATGGCATTCTTTCAAGATTTTAAAGCATTTTTAATGAAGGGCGATATTGTTGCCCTGGCTACAGCGGTAGTAATTGGCGCGGCATTTAATAAGATCGTATCCTCTGTGGTTTCAGATATTATAATGCCAATTATTGGCCTGCTCACCGGCGGAGAAGACTTTTCCCAAAAATTCATTTCGCTGGATGGGAACAGATATGAAAGCCTGGAGGCTGCCGTAGAAGCCGAAGCGGCCATTATTACCTATGGGAATCTTATTGATGCCATTATCCACTTTATAATCGTTGGTTTCTTTATTTTCCTGGTGTTAAGGGCGTATGAAAGAAGTAAAAAGAAAAAAGAAGAGGCCCCTGCTGCCCCGGCCGGGCCAACACAGGAACAATTGTTGATTGAAATAAGAGATGAATTGAAAATTCAAAATAATCCTAACAGGATCTAA
- a CDS encoding thymidine kinase, with amino-acid sequence MFLENTVNHKEQFGWIEVICGSMFSGKTEELIRRLKRAKFAKQKVEIFKPAIDKRYHDEMVVSHDSNEIRSTPVPSASTIRLLADGCDVVGIDEAQFFDDEIVTVCNDLANRGVRVIVAGLDMDFKGNPFGPMPNLMATAEYVTKVHAVCTRTGNLAQFSYRKAVNDDLVFLGETEEYEPLSRGAFYKAMLQERVKNIPVKGVQTVNSNKKNL; translated from the coding sequence ATGTTTCTCGAAAATACAGTAAATCATAAAGAGCAATTTGGATGGATTGAAGTGATATGCGGATCTATGTTCTCCGGGAAAACCGAAGAACTCATTCGCAGGTTAAAACGCGCAAAATTTGCCAAGCAAAAGGTTGAGATCTTTAAACCGGCTATAGACAAGCGTTATCACGATGAAATGGTGGTTTCTCATGACTCTAATGAAATTAGATCCACCCCCGTCCCCTCTGCTTCCACAATTCGCCTGCTGGCAGATGGATGCGATGTTGTGGGAATTGATGAGGCCCAGTTCTTTGATGATGAAATTGTAACCGTATGCAACGACCTTGCTAACCGGGGTGTAAGGGTAATTGTGGCAGGGTTGGATATGGACTTTAAAGGAAACCCTTTTGGTCCCATGCCCAATCTAATGGCCACTGCAGAGTATGTGACCAAAGTTCACGCTGTTTGCACCCGCACGGGAAATCTTGCACAGTTTAGTTATAGAAAAGCGGTGAATGATGATCTTGTTTTTCTTGGGGAAACCGAGGAATATGAGCCTTTAAGCCGGGGAGCCTTTTATAAAGCAATGTTACAGGAAAGGGTTAAAAATATTCCGGTTAAAGGCGTCCAAACCGTGAATTCAAATAAAAAAAACCTTTAA
- a CDS encoding ABC transporter ATP-binding protein, whose amino-acid sequence MLILKKVSFSYNITPVLKNINLKVKKGENVSIIGSSGCGKSTLLQLIYGLHQTSGKVFWGEKQLLGPDFNIVPGESFIKYLAQDFDLMPPLSVEENVGKHLSNMFPAKKKKRIRELLRVVEMQAMAKAKAGNLSGGQMQRVALARALANEPELLLLDEPFSHIDHFRKNNLRRRLFEYLKEKQVTCIIATHDSTDALSFADQTIVLKDGRIHASGTPEKLFNNPPNKYVASLFGDVNEIKLNFLDPEDKSNKKILVYPHEIEVTGRGTLSVRVQESYFKGKNYLIKGKFKDEIIFFDHHLFLPENEEVMVHISPDLIKLRS is encoded by the coding sequence ATGCTGATATTAAAAAAAGTTTCCTTTTCTTATAATATTACCCCTGTTTTAAAGAATATAAATCTCAAAGTAAAAAAAGGGGAGAATGTATCCATCATTGGCTCCAGCGGATGCGGGAAAAGCACTTTACTACAACTTATTTACGGGCTTCATCAAACTTCCGGCAAAGTGTTTTGGGGAGAAAAACAACTTTTAGGCCCCGATTTTAATATTGTGCCGGGGGAATCCTTCATAAAATACCTGGCCCAGGATTTTGACCTGATGCCTCCTTTAAGTGTTGAGGAAAATGTGGGAAAGCATTTAAGCAATATGTTCCCGGCAAAAAAAAAGAAAAGGATAAGAGAGCTGTTGCGGGTGGTAGAAATGCAGGCCATGGCCAAAGCAAAAGCCGGAAACCTAAGCGGTGGGCAAATGCAGCGGGTGGCTCTTGCCAGGGCTTTGGCCAATGAACCGGAACTTTTGTTGCTGGATGAACCCTTCAGCCATATAGATCATTTCAGGAAAAACAATTTGCGCCGAAGACTTTTTGAATATCTGAAGGAAAAACAGGTCACCTGTATTATCGCAACTCATGACAGTACAGATGCACTTTCATTTGCAGACCAAACAATTGTCCTCAAAGACGGACGGATACACGCATCGGGAACACCGGAAAAGTTATTTAATAATCCTCCCAATAAATATGTTGCTTCTCTTTTTGGAGATGTAAACGAGATAAAACTGAATTTTTTAGATCCCGAAGACAAGTCAAATAAAAAGATACTGGTGTACCCGCACGAAATAGAAGTGACCGGCAGGGGAACTTTAAGTGTTCGCGTTCAGGAAAGTTATTTTAAAGGTAAAAATTATTTGATCAAAGGAAAGTTTAAAGACGAGATCATCTTTTTTGACCATCACCTTTTCCTTCCGGAAAATGAAGAGGTAATGGTGCATATTTCTCCGGACTTAATTAAGTTGAGGTCTTAA
- the alr gene encoding alanine racemase, with protein MQKTRETVLEIDLGALAHNYRYLREKAGKGVKFLGVVKAFAYGNDEVVIAKKLSALGVDYFGVAYTSEGVSLRKAGIEKPVLILHPQSFNFEEIIENCLEPSIYSEFVLKEFIKTAERLGQKDYPVHIKLNTGLNRLGFSEPEISKVLEHLSNTTAIRIKGLYSHLAASEDWKEREFTLGQINRFRKMAFEIVNAIGYHPLLHITNTSGIVNYPEAAFDMVRAGLGLYGFGNDPEIDKHLKPIGTLKTIVSQIMKLQPGDTVGYNRAYKAQEEITIATLPLGYADGISRQLGNERSGVYINGYFAPLIGNVCMDMIMVNISGIACEEGDEVIVFGKEQPVTEFAKQAGTISYELIAGISQRVKRVYLPE; from the coding sequence ATGCAAAAAACCAGGGAAACTGTACTGGAAATAGACCTTGGCGCTCTTGCCCATAACTATAGGTATTTAAGGGAAAAAGCCGGGAAGGGCGTAAAATTCCTGGGAGTAGTAAAAGCATTTGCCTACGGCAATGATGAGGTGGTAATTGCTAAAAAACTAAGCGCACTTGGAGTAGATTACTTTGGGGTGGCTTATACTTCTGAAGGGGTCTCCCTGCGGAAGGCCGGAATTGAAAAACCGGTTCTCATATTGCACCCACAATCTTTCAATTTTGAGGAGATTATTGAAAACTGCCTGGAGCCCAGTATTTACAGTGAATTTGTGCTGAAGGAGTTTATTAAAACTGCGGAAAGGCTGGGCCAGAAAGATTATCCTGTTCATATAAAACTTAATACAGGGCTCAATAGGTTAGGATTCTCTGAACCTGAAATATCCAAAGTGCTGGAGCATCTTTCAAATACCACGGCAATCAGGATAAAAGGTCTCTATTCCCATCTTGCTGCCAGTGAAGACTGGAAAGAACGTGAGTTTACTCTTGGCCAGATCAATAGATTTAGAAAAATGGCATTTGAGATTGTCAATGCAATAGGTTACCACCCACTTTTACATATAACCAATACTTCCGGGATCGTAAATTATCCCGAAGCCGCATTTGATATGGTACGCGCCGGTTTGGGTTTATATGGATTTGGAAATGATCCAGAAATAGATAAACACCTCAAACCAATAGGTACATTAAAAACCATTGTTTCTCAAATAATGAAATTACAACCGGGAGACACGGTTGGGTATAACCGCGCTTATAAAGCACAGGAAGAAATTACAATTGCCACCCTTCCCCTGGGGTATGCAGATGGGATAAGCAGGCAACTTGGGAACGAAAGATCCGGGGTTTATATAAACGGCTACTTTGCTCCCTTAATTGGTAACGTTTGTATGGATATGATCATGGTGAACATTAGTGGCATTGCCTGTGAAGAAGGTGATGAGGTGATCGTATTCGGGAAAGAACAACCTGTTACTGAATTTGCTAAACAGGCCGGAACAATTTCATATGAATTAATTGCCGGTATCTCCCAGAGAGTGAAAAGAGTTTACTTACCTGAATAA
- a CDS encoding TonB-dependent receptor codes for MKQFLFVFLFFFIIPPSSFSQDYYLEGEIKNSAAAPLEGAHIHVDNSFTLTNAGGYFRIGNLPRGSYRMTVTYLGYQSIDTLITIGEDKKIFFTLKDDTSTLREVLVKSNARRTTSANKEVVSQVYIQDRFSGSLAKTLERLPGINSVEIGAGTSKPIIRGLGFNRIAVSENGIKQEGQQWGADHGLEIDAFSVENLEIIKGVGAIEHGSDAIGGVIKIINDRIPREGLTGEVIVLGKTVNNTVAASTNLAYKKENFFYKIKATGSEFGDYSVPTNNIVYLSQNIPIFNERLKNTAGKEVDLYGQVGYLANNYKGTLSLSNVYFKGGFFPGAHGVPSIRRVQDDGDKRNIDYPFQRVNHFKAISKNEWFFTGSTLDVTLGYQNNHRQEWSRFHTHYQGQTPPEKDPDLELNFNLNTFDAQVKYSRALSETHSASIGVQSQVQDNKLSGYNFLLPEYFRTTTGIYLTHEYRASQKVTLNLGGRFDYSKISIEENYDPRLFEYLINKGQEPSVASGYATRSSEIERDFTNWNLMAGLLNNIYPNWDASLNAGTSFRLPTAIELGANGIHHGSFRHEQGDPNLDPEKGYVVDAKLNYSKDGFKASMSPYIYYFDNYIYLNPSGIFSVLPHSGQIYQFTQNAAVLTGVEVEVEKTFFGKLRTQAVFEYLYNRQVTAKRSGNYPLPFSPPVNGFGEVGYLLFENSKSINSTEIFANTSFALEQNRIAQTEETTPGYQIFGAGFRTSLSFGNFKADVNLQLTNIFNTKYFNHTNFYRALEIPEMGRNIQLMLRIPINK; via the coding sequence ATGAAGCAATTCCTGTTTGTTTTTCTATTCTTTTTTATAATTCCACCATCCTCTTTTTCCCAGGATTATTATCTGGAGGGTGAAATTAAGAATAGTGCCGCAGCTCCTCTTGAAGGTGCCCACATACATGTTGATAACAGTTTCACCCTTACCAATGCTGGGGGCTATTTCAGGATAGGCAATTTGCCGCGTGGATCCTATAGAATGACCGTCACTTATCTTGGCTATCAGTCAATAGACACTCTCATTACAATAGGTGAAGACAAAAAAATATTTTTCACCTTAAAAGATGATACCTCTACCCTCAGGGAAGTTCTTGTTAAATCTAATGCGAGAAGAACAACCTCAGCTAATAAGGAAGTTGTAAGCCAGGTGTATATACAGGACCGGTTTAGCGGCTCCCTTGCAAAAACCCTGGAAAGACTGCCTGGCATTAACTCGGTTGAAATTGGAGCGGGAACTTCCAAGCCAATTATTCGGGGCCTCGGATTTAACCGTATAGCTGTAAGTGAAAACGGCATTAAGCAGGAGGGACAGCAGTGGGGCGCAGATCATGGACTTGAAATAGATGCTTTTTCAGTAGAAAACCTCGAAATAATAAAAGGGGTAGGTGCTATTGAACATGGGAGTGATGCCATTGGTGGGGTTATAAAAATTATAAATGACCGTATTCCCCGTGAAGGTCTTACCGGCGAAGTAATTGTACTGGGAAAGACGGTAAACAATACCGTAGCAGCCTCTACCAACCTGGCCTACAAAAAAGAGAATTTCTTTTATAAAATAAAAGCTACAGGCAGTGAATTTGGGGATTACTCTGTCCCTACAAATAATATTGTTTATTTAAGCCAGAATATTCCAATCTTTAATGAGAGGCTTAAAAACACTGCAGGTAAAGAGGTAGATCTTTATGGCCAGGTGGGATATTTAGCCAATAATTATAAAGGCACGCTAAGCCTAAGCAACGTTTATTTTAAAGGAGGCTTTTTCCCGGGTGCCCACGGGGTGCCATCGATAAGAAGAGTACAGGATGACGGGGATAAAAGAAATATAGATTATCCTTTTCAAAGGGTGAACCATTTTAAAGCAATAAGTAAAAATGAGTGGTTTTTTACAGGATCCACCCTTGATGTTACCTTAGGGTATCAAAACAACCACAGGCAGGAATGGAGCCGGTTTCATACCCATTATCAGGGACAGACCCCACCGGAAAAAGATCCGGATCTGGAACTTAATTTTAATCTGAACACTTTTGATGCCCAGGTAAAATACAGCCGGGCTCTGTCTGAAACTCATAGCGCTTCCATTGGGGTACAAAGCCAGGTGCAGGACAATAAATTAAGTGGTTATAATTTTCTACTGCCTGAATATTTCAGAACTACCACCGGGATTTATCTAACCCATGAATACCGTGCTTCCCAAAAAGTCACCCTGAATCTTGGAGGACGTTTTGATTATAGCAAGATATCGATTGAAGAAAATTACGATCCGCGTTTATTTGAATATTTGATCAATAAAGGACAGGAACCCTCGGTTGCCTCCGGCTATGCTACCCGAAGCAGTGAAATTGAGAGGGATTTTACCAATTGGAACCTAATGGCCGGATTGTTAAATAATATCTATCCTAATTGGGATGCCTCGCTTAATGCAGGCACCAGCTTTAGATTGCCTACAGCTATTGAGCTGGGTGCAAACGGGATTCATCATGGCTCTTTCCGGCACGAACAGGGTGACCCCAATCTGGACCCTGAAAAAGGATATGTGGTAGATGCAAAACTTAATTATTCAAAGGATGGTTTTAAAGCATCCATGAGTCCATATATCTACTATTTTGACAACTATATATATCTTAATCCCAGCGGAATATTTTCGGTTTTGCCGCATTCAGGACAAATCTATCAGTTCACTCAGAATGCCGCCGTGTTAACCGGCGTAGAAGTTGAAGTTGAGAAGACCTTTTTTGGAAAACTGCGCACACAGGCTGTTTTTGAATATTTATATAACCGGCAGGTTACTGCCAAAAGATCGGGAAATTATCCATTACCATTCTCTCCACCTGTAAATGGATTTGGCGAAGTTGGATATTTATTATTTGAAAACTCCAAATCTATAAACAGCACCGAAATTTTTGCAAATACCTCTTTTGCTCTTGAACAAAATAGAATAGCCCAAACAGAAGAGACCACCCCCGGGTATCAAATTTTTGGGGCAGGTTTTAGAACCAGCCTGAGTTTTGGAAATTTCAAAGCCGATGTAAACCTTCAACTTACCAATATTTTTAATACCAAATACTTTAATCATACCAATTTTTACCGGGCTCTGGAGATCCCGGAAATGGGAAGAAATATTCAATTAATGCTAAGAATTCCAATCAATAAATAA
- the rsmI gene encoding 16S rRNA (cytidine(1402)-2'-O)-methyltransferase: MAKLYLVPTPVGNLEDMTLRAIRVLKEVDFILAEDTRNSGKLLKHFDIKTPMHSHHMHNEHRTVETIVRRIQNGETFALISDAGTPAISDPGFLLVRACVEAGVEVDCLPGATAFVPALVNSGFPNDKFVFEGFLPVKKGRQTRLKILAEETRTVIFYESPHKLLKSLAQFSEYFGEDRPISVSREISKLHEETIRGTIKEVLAHYTQKPPKGEIVVVVSGKK, encoded by the coding sequence ATGGCAAAATTATATTTGGTACCTACGCCGGTTGGTAATCTTGAGGATATGACCTTACGGGCAATAAGGGTGCTGAAGGAGGTAGATTTTATCCTGGCCGAAGATACCCGCAACAGCGGCAAATTATTGAAGCATTTTGATATTAAAACCCCCATGCACAGCCATCATATGCACAATGAGCATAGGACGGTTGAAACTATTGTGCGAAGAATACAAAACGGTGAGACCTTTGCGCTCATTAGTGATGCCGGAACCCCGGCAATTTCTGATCCCGGATTTTTACTGGTGCGCGCCTGTGTTGAGGCAGGAGTTGAGGTAGATTGCCTGCCCGGGGCAACCGCTTTTGTGCCCGCCCTGGTAAACAGCGGATTTCCAAATGATAAATTTGTTTTTGAAGGTTTTCTTCCGGTTAAAAAGGGAAGGCAGACCCGTTTAAAAATCCTTGCTGAAGAAACCCGCACTGTTATTTTTTATGAATCTCCTCATAAATTATTGAAGAGCCTGGCACAATTTAGCGAGTATTTTGGGGAAGACAGGCCAATTTCTGTTTCCAGGGAAATCTCCAAACTTCATGAGGAAACTATTAGAGGTACAATAAAAGAGGTGCTCGCCCATTACACTCAAAAACCACCGAAAGGAGAGATAGTTGTGGTGGTTTCGGGAAAAAAATAA
- a CDS encoding DUF4625 domain-containing protein — MKIKLNSILTLIVAAVFLTSCSSDDDAAPDTQKPTISITEPHNDEEIAPGGEMHFEAVFTDNVELASYKIEIHDDFDDYTHAQLKSSHDLNPWNFEQVFQIPAGQKRFEAVHHIDIPTLVNGQAINEGTYHVGIYLTDTSGNEETAFLTIHIEEDHGDEDHDH, encoded by the coding sequence ATGAAAATCAAATTAAATTCAATCTTAACCTTAATTGTAGCTGCCGTATTCTTAACATCATGTAGTAGTGATGATGATGCTGCCCCAGATACACAAAAGCCAACAATCTCTATCACAGAGCCACATAATGATGAGGAAATCGCCCCGGGAGGAGAGATGCATTTCGAAGCTGTTTTTACAGATAATGTGGAATTGGCATCGTATAAAATAGAGATCCATGATGATTTTGATGACTACACTCATGCGCAGTTAAAAAGTAGTCATGATCTAAATCCCTGGAATTTTGAGCAGGTGTTTCAAATTCCTGCGGGCCAAAAAAGGTTTGAGGCTGTACATCATATAGACATTCCAACCCTGGTGAATGGACAGGCAATAAACGAGGGGACATATCACGTTGGGATTTATCTTACAGATACTTCAGGCAATGAAGAAACCGCATTCCTAACTATCCATATTGAAGAAGATCATGGAGATGAAGATCACGACCACTAG
- a CDS encoding transcription elongation factor, whose protein sequence is MEKNIKEELVAACVGYVEARIARFNHTMRELEEALKPESRSCMGDKYETSRALLHLEFEKISGQVEQFNNLRKTASLIGSQPPSETIGFGSMVRTTAANYFISIPAGEIEAEAEKFYAVGINSPVAQELIGKKAGEEFVINGTSVKITEVG, encoded by the coding sequence TTGGAAAAGAACATAAAAGAAGAATTGGTTGCAGCCTGCGTAGGATATGTTGAGGCCCGCATTGCGCGGTTTAATCATACCATGAGAGAGCTCGAAGAGGCCTTAAAGCCTGAAAGCCGGAGTTGTATGGGTGATAAATATGAGACCAGCCGGGCATTGCTGCACCTGGAATTTGAAAAGATCTCGGGACAGGTGGAACAATTCAACAACTTACGAAAAACGGCCAGCCTCATAGGAAGTCAGCCCCCCTCAGAAACAATTGGTTTTGGAAGCATGGTAAGAACCACAGCAGCCAATTATTTTATATCTATTCCGGCAGGAGAAATTGAAGCTGAAGCTGAAAAATTTTATGCCGTGGGAATCAACTCCCCGGTAGCACAGGAGCTTATAGGGAAAAAGGCCGGAGAAGAATTTGTGATAAACGGAACCTCGGTAAAAATTACGGAAGTAGGTTAG
- a CDS encoding aspartate-semialdehyde dehydrogenase translates to MKIAVIGATGMVGQVILQVLEERNFPLTTLLPVASERSVGSEINYKNTAYKVIGLQEAVDSRPDIALFSAGGDTSLEWAPKFAENGTTVIDNSSAWRMDPSKKLIIPEINAGELKSEDKIIANPNCSTIQLLMALKPLHDEYTIKRVVVSTYQSITGTGVKAVQQLENEYEGKKGEMAYPYPIHRNAIPQCDVFTENGYTKEEMKLTNETKKILGDDTVLVSATAIRIPVVGGHSEAVNVQFENDFTESDVRRILSNFPGVTVQDNPDVNTYPMPVYAEGKDDVFVGRIRRDYSQANTLNMWIVADNLRKGAATNAVQIAEFLVNNKLV, encoded by the coding sequence ATGAAAATAGCTGTTATAGGTGCTACCGGAATGGTAGGCCAGGTGATCCTGCAAGTACTGGAAGAAAGAAATTTTCCATTAACAACATTATTACCGGTTGCTTCTGAAAGATCTGTAGGTTCTGAAATTAATTATAAAAATACCGCATATAAGGTAATAGGCCTGCAGGAAGCTGTAGATTCAAGGCCGGACATCGCCCTTTTTTCTGCCGGGGGTGATACCTCCCTGGAATGGGCTCCAAAATTTGCTGAGAACGGCACCACCGTAATAGACAATTCCTCTGCCTGGAGAATGGATCCTTCAAAAAAACTTATAATCCCCGAGATCAATGCCGGGGAACTAAAAAGTGAAGATAAGATTATTGCCAATCCCAATTGTTCTACCATTCAACTGCTCATGGCATTAAAACCATTACACGATGAGTATACAATTAAAAGAGTAGTAGTTTCTACTTACCAGTCTATCACAGGGACCGGGGTAAAAGCTGTACAACAGTTGGAAAATGAATATGAGGGTAAAAAAGGAGAAATGGCCTATCCTTACCCAATTCACAGAAATGCAATCCCTCAATGTGATGTTTTTACTGAAAACGGTTACACTAAGGAGGAAATGAAACTTACCAATGAGACCAAAAAGATCCTGGGTGATGATACGGTCCTGGTTTCGGCAACCGCAATAAGGATTCCGGTGGTAGGAGGGCACAGCGAAGCAGTGAATGTTCAGTTTGAGAATGATTTTACTGAAAGTGATGTGCGCCGCATTTTAAGCAATTTCCCCGGAGTAACCGTGCAGGACAATCCCGATGTAAACACCTACCCCATGCCCGTTTATGCTGAAGGCAAAGATGATGTATTTGTAGGCAGGATCAGGAGAGATTATTCCCAGGCAAATACACTTAATATGTGGATAGTAGCCGACAATTTGAGAAAAGGAGCAGCCACAAATGCGGTACAGATAGCAGAGTTTTTGGTAAATAATAAATTGGTTTAA